The following are encoded in a window of Prevotella melaninogenica genomic DNA:
- a CDS encoding PcfK-like family protein — MKGTDHFKRTIQMYLEQRAEEDTLFAKNYRNPAKNIDDCVTYILNYVQKSGCNGFTDGEIYGQAVHYYDENEIEVGKPIQCQVAVNHIVELTAEEKAEARQQAVRRYQDEELRKLQNRTKPTKAKTETQVQPSLFDFGL, encoded by the coding sequence ATGAAAGGAACAGACCATTTCAAGAGAACGATACAGATGTATTTGGAACAACGTGCGGAGGAAGACACGCTCTTTGCGAAGAACTACCGCAATCCAGCCAAGAACATTGACGATTGCGTAACCTACATTCTGAACTATGTGCAGAAAAGCGGTTGTAACGGCTTCACGGACGGAGAGATATACGGACAAGCAGTACACTACTATGACGAGAACGAGATTGAGGTGGGCAAGCCTATCCAATGCCAAGTGGCGGTGAACCACATTGTGGAACTCACGGCAGAGGAAAAAGCAGAAGCACGTCAGCAGGCAGTCCGCAGATACCAAGACGAGGAACTCCGCAAGTTGCAGAACCGCACCAAGCCGACAAAGGCGAAAACAGAAACCCAAGTTCAACCCTCATTATTTGATTTTGGCTTATGA
- the traK gene encoding conjugative transposon protein TraK gives MEFKSLKNIESSFRQIRLFGIVFLSLCAVITVWSVWSSYRFAERQREKIYVLDNGKSLMLALSQDLSQNRPAEAREHVRRFHELFFTLSPEKSAIEHNVKRALLLADKSVYNYYSDFAEKGYYNRIIAGNINQVLKVDSVVCDFNGYPYRAVTYATQKIIRQSNVTERSLVTTCRLLNSSRSDDNPNGFTIEGFTIIENKDLQTIKR, from the coding sequence ATGGAATTTAAGTCACTTAAAAACATCGAATCATCGTTCAGGCAGATACGCCTGTTCGGTATCGTCTTCCTCTCGTTGTGTGCCGTAATAACGGTATGGAGCGTGTGGAGTTCCTACCGCTTCGCGGAGCGGCAACGGGAAAAGATTTACGTGCTGGACAACGGCAAGTCGCTGATGCTGGCTCTCTCGCAAGACTTGTCGCAGAACCGTCCGGCAGAAGCGAGGGAACACGTGCGCCGTTTCCACGAGCTGTTCTTCACGCTCTCACCCGAAAAGAGCGCGATAGAGCATAACGTGAAACGCGCCCTGCTATTAGCGGACAAAAGCGTGTACAACTACTATTCGGACTTTGCCGAGAAGGGGTACTACAACCGCATCATCGCCGGGAACATCAATCAGGTGTTGAAGGTGGACAGCGTGGTGTGCGATTTCAACGGCTATCCCTACCGTGCCGTGACCTACGCCACGCAGAAGATCATCCGGCAGAGCAACGTCACCGAGCGCAGCCTCGTGACTACGTGCCGCCTCTTGAACTCGTCCCGTTCGGACGACAATCCCAACGGTTTCACCATCGAGGGATTCACCATCATCGAGAACAAGGATTTACAAACCATCAAAAGGTAA
- a CDS encoding PcfJ domain-containing protein, which yields MKPRNKFEKAVLAQSKKLRPITPIQINWAFRNCVEHYAHRLPKGRTTCMDCGHSWVMTEQTEHCTCPECGASLKVCLTYQRKVRQKQYFTTLTTSGEYQVLRMFLLVVGMEKGVNAKSYALEIGQYWWNEQGRKAVVAIPRTLGCYIDTFSFASPFAIRNDNEAYRHISYSPIYPRYKVLPTLRRNGFNGNFHDIVPTKLIPALLSDSRAETLLKAGQYPMLRYYLYHSFNIGEYWASIKICIRNGYTIEDGSMWRDTIDLLRHFGKDTNSPKYVCPADLKVEHDKLVAKRNLQRKHERTEQQRRKAIEDEKQYLKAKGIFFGLAFTDSLICVKVIESVEEMAEEGRTMHHCVGGYHKRKDSLILSATIDGKRIETIEVSLKTFEVVQCRGVCNENSEYHDRIIALVNKNANLIRQRMKAA from the coding sequence ATGAAACCGAGAAACAAATTTGAAAAAGCAGTTCTTGCCCAAAGCAAGAAACTACGCCCGATAACCCCGATACAGATAAATTGGGCATTCCGTAATTGCGTGGAGCATTATGCACACCGCTTGCCGAAAGGTCGTACCACTTGTATGGATTGCGGTCATAGTTGGGTAATGACGGAGCAGACCGAGCATTGTACGTGTCCCGAATGTGGAGCAAGTTTGAAAGTCTGCCTCACCTATCAGCGCAAGGTAAGACAAAAGCAGTATTTCACAACCCTTACCACAAGCGGAGAATACCAAGTGCTACGAATGTTCTTGCTTGTCGTGGGTATGGAGAAAGGGGTTAATGCCAAGTCCTATGCCCTTGAAATCGGGCAGTATTGGTGGAATGAACAAGGGCGTAAGGCTGTTGTTGCCATTCCACGCACATTGGGATGCTACATCGACACGTTCTCATTCGCTTCTCCTTTTGCTATCCGCAATGACAATGAAGCGTACCGCCATATCTCATATTCCCCGATATATCCAAGATATAAGGTGTTGCCGACGCTCCGCAGAAACGGCTTTAACGGCAATTTCCACGACATTGTACCCACCAAACTAATACCGGCATTATTGTCGGACAGCCGTGCGGAAACGCTGTTGAAGGCAGGGCAATATCCCATGTTGCGCTACTATCTGTACCACTCTTTCAATATTGGAGAGTATTGGGCTTCAATCAAGATATGTATCCGCAACGGCTATACTATTGAGGACGGCTCAATGTGGCGTGACACCATAGACCTCCTGCGTCATTTCGGCAAGGACACAAACAGCCCGAAATACGTTTGCCCTGCCGACCTCAAAGTTGAACACGACAAGTTGGTGGCAAAGCGCAACCTGCAAAGGAAACATGAGCGGACTGAACAGCAACGCAGGAAAGCGATTGAGGACGAGAAACAATATCTGAAAGCTAAGGGCATATTCTTCGGACTTGCCTTTACCGACAGCCTTATTTGCGTCAAAGTCATAGAGAGCGTGGAAGAAATGGCAGAGGAAGGAAGGACGATGCACCATTGTGTGGGCGGTTACCACAAACGAAAAGACTCCCTTATCCTATCCGCCACCATTGACGGAAAACGAATTGAAACGATAGAGGTGTCACTAAAAACTTTTGAGGTGGTGCAGTGTCGTGGCGTATGCAACGAGAACTCCGAATACCACGACCGCATCATCGCCCTTGTGAACAAGAACGCCAACCTTATCCGCCAGCGGATGAAAGCGGCATAA
- a CDS encoding DUF3872 domain-containing protein, which translates to MNILNNKNKRTSIFKALALCLFAAVSFTFVSCDDDMDIQQSYPFTVETMPVPNKVTKGQTVEIRCELKKTGDFANTLYTIRYFQFEGEGTLKMDNGITFLPNDRYLLENEKFRLYYTAQGDEAHNFIVVVEDNFGNSYELEFDFNNRNVKDDGVITVVPIGNFKPFTR; encoded by the coding sequence ATGAACATACTGAACAACAAGAACAAGAGAACATCAATCTTCAAGGCGTTGGCACTCTGCCTGTTCGCCGCAGTGTCATTCACATTCGTATCGTGCGACGACGATATGGACATCCAGCAATCCTATCCCTTCACGGTGGAAACCATGCCCGTGCCGAACAAGGTCACAAAGGGGCAGACGGTGGAAATCCGCTGTGAGCTGAAGAAAACGGGCGATTTCGCCAATACCCTCTATACCATCCGGTATTTCCAGTTCGAGGGTGAGGGCACACTGAAAATGGACAACGGCATCACTTTCCTGCCCAATGACCGCTACCTGCTCGAAAACGAGAAGTTCCGGCTGTACTACACGGCGCAAGGTGACGAGGCGCACAACTTCATCGTGGTAGTGGAGGACAATTTCGGCAACTCCTATGAGTTGGAATTTGACTTCAACAACCGAAACGTGAAGGATGACGGGGTTATCACTGTTGTCCCCATCGGGAACTTCAAGCCCTTTACACGATGA
- the traN gene encoding conjugative transposon protein TraN, translated as MKKVIIMFALAMGIITANAQENVTVGENNGSEPTNEARAETSSLDYASQGGGRQSQQPTLTKEVYPQKEADGDLYHGLTKKLTFDRMVPPHGLEVTYDKTVHVIFPSEVRYVDLGSPDLIAGKADGAENVIRVKATVRNFPNETNMSVITEDGSFYTFNVKYASEPLLLNVEMCDFIHDGEKVNRPNNAQEIYLKELGSESPMLVRLIMKSIHKQNKREVKHIGCKRFGIQYLLKGIYTHNGLLYFHTEIKNQSNVPFDVDYITWKIVDKKVAKRTAVQEQIILPLRAQNYATLVPGKKSERTVFTMAKFTIPDDKCLVVELNEKNGGRHQSFVIENEDLVRANTINELQVR; from the coding sequence ATGAAAAAAGTAATCATCATGTTTGCCCTCGCTATGGGCATCATAACTGCCAACGCGCAGGAGAACGTAACCGTTGGAGAGAACAACGGAAGTGAACCGACGAACGAAGCGAGAGCAGAGACAAGCTCGCTTGACTATGCCTCGCAAGGAGGAGGAAGGCAAAGCCAACAACCGACCTTGACAAAGGAGGTCTATCCGCAGAAGGAGGCGGACGGCGATCTGTATCACGGGCTGACAAAGAAGCTGACCTTCGACCGCATGGTTCCCCCGCACGGATTGGAAGTGACCTACGACAAGACCGTCCACGTCATTTTCCCCTCGGAGGTGCGCTACGTCGATTTAGGCTCGCCCGACCTGATTGCGGGTAAAGCCGACGGAGCGGAGAACGTCATCCGCGTGAAAGCTACCGTGCGTAACTTCCCGAACGAAACCAATATGTCGGTAATCACGGAGGACGGGAGTTTCTATACTTTTAACGTGAAGTACGCCTCCGAACCGCTGCTTCTCAACGTGGAGATGTGCGACTTCATCCATGACGGCGAGAAGGTGAACCGCCCGAACAACGCGCAGGAAATCTACCTGAAGGAACTGGGCAGCGAAAGCCCGATGCTGGTGCGCCTTATCATGAAGTCCATCCACAAGCAGAACAAGCGTGAGGTGAAGCACATCGGCTGCAAGCGATTCGGCATCCAGTACCTGCTGAAAGGTATCTACACGCATAATGGGTTACTCTATTTCCACACGGAGATAAAGAACCAGAGCAACGTGCCTTTCGATGTGGACTACATCACATGGAAAATCGTGGACAAGAAGGTGGCGAAGCGTACCGCCGTGCAGGAGCAGATTATCCTGCCGCTCCGTGCGCAGAATTACGCCACACTCGTGCCGGGCAAGAAGAGCGAGCGCACGGTATTCACGATGGCGAAGTTCACCATTCCCGACGACAAATGCCTCGTGGTGGAACTCAACGAGAAGAACGGGGGGCGTCACCAGTCTTTCGTGATTGAAAACGAGGACTTGGTACGTGCCAATACCATCAACGAACTTCAAGTGCGCTGA
- a CDS encoding glycoside hydrolase family protein, giving the protein MMRVFMAILCSLLAVCSVSARNRRHEGTDGQAAIYRLPPFERAVRCTKYFEGWHSEKHHPYVGYGHRLQPGERYSARTMTKRQADALLRKDLRKFCAMFQQFGKDSLLLATLAYNVGPYRLLGSGKIPKSTLIRKLEAGDRNIYREYIAFCNYKGKRHAMLLKRRKAEFALLYVP; this is encoded by the coding sequence ATGATGCGTGTATTCATGGCTATCCTCTGTTCGCTTCTGGCGGTCTGTTCCGTGTCCGCACGGAACAGACGCCATGAGGGAACGGACGGGCAGGCGGCTATCTACCGGCTGCCACCATTTGAGAGGGCGGTGCGATGCACGAAGTATTTTGAGGGCTGGCATTCGGAAAAACATCACCCGTATGTAGGATATGGACATCGGTTGCAGCCGGGGGAAAGGTATTCGGCACGCACCATGACGAAGCGGCAGGCGGACGCGCTTCTGCGAAAAGACCTGCGGAAGTTCTGCGCGATGTTCCAGCAGTTCGGGAAGGATTCGCTTCTGCTTGCCACGCTCGCCTACAATGTCGGTCCGTACCGTCTTTTGGGGAGTGGGAAGATACCCAAAAGCACGCTAATCCGAAAGCTGGAGGCGGGTGACAGGAACATCTACCGGGAGTATATCGCTTTCTGTAACTATAAGGGGAAACGCCACGCCATGCTGCTCAAACGAAGGAAGGCTGAGTTTGCGCTGCTGTATGTACCATAA
- a CDS encoding DUF7688 family protein — METIRQNGKTILYSNDGISIKMVFKNLTGRNFQGQEYTDYIRHIAIGSMGFSPGIIEHCRDGEVAGKGTIPNV, encoded by the coding sequence ATGGAAACAATCAGACAGAACGGAAAAACCATCTTGTACAGCAACGACGGCATAAGCATAAAGATGGTTTTCAAGAACCTTACGGGCAGGAATTTTCAAGGTCAGGAATATACAGACTATATCCGGCATATCGCAATCGGCAGCATGGGATTTTCACCCGGTATCATAGAGCATTGCAGGGACGGTGAGGTTGCAGGCAAAGGGACAATCCCGAATGTATGA
- the traJ gene encoding conjugative transposon protein TraJ, translated as MNFDNLHQILRSLYEQMMPLCGDMAGVAKGIAGLGALFYVAYRVWQSLARAEPIDVFPMLRPFAIGLCIMFFPTVVLGTINSIMSPVVQGTAKMLEAETLDMNRYREQKDKLEYEAMMRNPETAYLVSNEEFDKQLEELGWSPGDMVTMAGMYIERGMYNMKKGIRDFFREILELMFQAAALVIDTIRTFFLVVLAILGPIAFAISVWDGFQSTLTQWICRYIQVYLWLPVSDMFSTILAKIQVLMLQSDIERMQADPNFSLDSSDGVYIVFMIIGIIGYFTIPTVAGWIIQAGGMGSYGRNVNQTAGRAGSMAGSVAGAAAGNVVGRVGKLLK; from the coding sequence ATGAATTTCGACAACCTTCACCAAATTCTGCGCTCGCTCTACGAACAGATGATGCCGCTATGCGGGGACATGGCGGGCGTGGCGAAAGGCATCGCCGGGCTGGGCGCACTCTTTTATGTGGCCTACCGGGTATGGCAGTCGCTGGCGAGAGCCGAACCGATAGACGTGTTCCCTATGCTCCGCCCGTTCGCTATCGGTCTGTGCATCATGTTCTTTCCGACGGTGGTACTGGGTACGATAAACAGCATCATGTCGCCCGTCGTGCAGGGTACGGCAAAGATGCTGGAGGCGGAAACGCTGGACATGAACCGATACCGTGAGCAGAAGGACAAACTGGAGTACGAAGCGATGATGCGCAATCCCGAAACCGCCTACCTCGTGTCAAATGAGGAGTTTGACAAACAACTGGAAGAACTGGGCTGGTCGCCCGGCGACATGGTGACGATGGCGGGGATGTACATCGAGCGCGGGATGTACAACATGAAGAAGGGCATCCGCGACTTCTTCCGCGAGATACTGGAACTGATGTTCCAAGCCGCCGCCCTCGTGATAGACACCATCCGCACGTTCTTCCTCGTGGTGCTGGCGATACTCGGTCCGATAGCCTTCGCCATATCGGTGTGGGACGGCTTCCAAAGCACGCTTACACAGTGGATATGCCGCTACATACAGGTCTATCTGTGGCTGCCCGTGTCGGATATGTTCAGCACCATACTGGCGAAGATACAAGTGCTGATGCTGCAAAGCGACATCGAACGGATGCAGGCTGACCCGAACTTCTCGCTGGATTCGAGCGACGGGGTGTACATCGTCTTCATGATAATCGGCATCATTGGTTACTTCACCATCCCCACGGTAGCAGGCTGGATTATCCAAGCCGGAGGCATGGGAAGCTACGGTCGCAACGTGAACCAGACGGCAGGACGAGCCGGAAGTATGGCGGGCAGCGTGGCGGGCGCAGCCGCAGGAAACGTGGTCGGACGTGTCGGGAAGCTGCTGAAATAA
- a CDS encoding TraL conjugative transposon family protein: MKKIKKSFWRAYWKLHDKKKMLVARLKGYLDGLPPKTRRRIVLAMLAAFAVLALYTFGKAVYEIGRNDGSRMVTDHAGQVELSIKPDNNHNVIPYLYGTDEE, translated from the coding sequence ATGAAGAAAATCAAAAAATCATTTTGGCGTGCGTACTGGAAGCTCCACGACAAAAAGAAAATGCTGGTGGCAAGGCTCAAAGGCTATCTGGACGGTTTGCCCCCGAAGACACGCAGGCGCATCGTGCTGGCGATGCTCGCCGCCTTTGCGGTGCTTGCCCTCTACACCTTCGGCAAAGCCGTCTATGAAATCGGCAGGAATGACGGCAGCCGGATGGTAACAGACCATGCCGGACAGGTGGAACTGTCCATAAAGCCGGACAACAATCATAATGTAATACCTTATTTATATGGAACAGACGAAGAATGA
- the traM gene encoding conjugative transposon protein TraM: MEQTKNEPKNENKAAPDNGKPKKERKPLTEAQRLKRQKMIVLPAIVLVFIGAMWLIFAPSSDKEQQPGTGGYNIEMPDADKANRQIIGDKAKAYEQGAMEERQENRSRAMQELGDMFDREVAETDGGRDFDLANPGNAEDATAKSSAPKTIQSSAAAYRDLNTTLGNFYEQPKNDNAEMDELLERIASLESELETEKGKASAMDDQVALMEKSYELAAKYMGGQNGTQPPVGQAAEPYPVQKAGKNTAAPVRQVTHQVVSSLSQPMSNAEFVASFSQERNRSFNTAVGVTTVSDRNTISACVYGAQSVTDGQAVRLRLLEPMAVADKIIPRNAVVVGTAKIQGERLDIEITSLEYAGTIIPVELAVYDTDGQPGIFIPNSMEMNAVREVAANMGGSLGSSINISTNAGAQLASDLGKGLIQGTSQYIAKKMRTVKVHLKSGYKVMLYQDRD, translated from the coding sequence ATGGAACAGACGAAGAATGAACCTAAAAACGAGAACAAGGCGGCTCCCGACAACGGGAAACCGAAGAAGGAGCGCAAGCCGCTGACCGAAGCCCAAAGGCTGAAACGTCAGAAAATGATAGTGCTGCCCGCTATAGTGCTGGTATTCATCGGTGCTATGTGGCTGATATTCGCCCCGTCTTCCGACAAGGAGCAGCAACCGGGAACGGGTGGTTACAACATCGAAATGCCCGACGCTGACAAGGCGAACCGCCAGATCATCGGCGACAAGGCGAAAGCCTACGAACAGGGAGCAATGGAGGAACGGCAGGAGAACCGCAGCCGCGCCATGCAGGAACTGGGCGATATGTTCGACCGCGAGGTGGCGGAAACGGACGGCGGCAGGGACTTCGACCTTGCTAATCCCGGAAATGCGGAAGATGCAACAGCAAAATCATCCGCTCCGAAAACCATCCAATCCTCCGCAGCTGCCTACCGCGACCTCAATACCACGCTCGGCAACTTCTATGAGCAGCCGAAGAACGACAACGCGGAAATGGACGAACTGTTAGAGCGTATCGCCTCGCTGGAATCGGAACTGGAAACCGAGAAAGGCAAGGCATCCGCTATGGATGACCAAGTGGCACTCATGGAGAAGTCCTATGAACTGGCGGCGAAGTACATGGGCGGGCAGAACGGCACACAGCCACCTGTCGGACAGGCGGCAGAGCCTTACCCCGTGCAGAAAGCCGGAAAGAACACGGCTGCACCTGTCAGGCAGGTAACGCATCAGGTGGTATCTTCGCTCTCACAGCCGATGAGCAACGCTGAGTTTGTCGCCTCCTTCTCGCAGGAGCGCAACCGCAGTTTCAATACGGCGGTGGGTGTCACGACTGTATCGGACAGGAACACCATATCGGCGTGTGTCTATGGGGCGCAGAGTGTGACTGACGGGCAGGCGGTAAGATTACGGCTGCTGGAGCCGATGGCAGTGGCGGACAAAATCATACCCCGCAATGCAGTGGTGGTAGGCACGGCAAAGATTCAGGGCGAACGACTCGATATTGAAATTACTTCGCTGGAGTACGCAGGTACGATTATCCCGGTAGAACTGGCGGTGTATGACACGGACGGACAGCCCGGCATCTTCATTCCAAACTCGATGGAGATGAACGCCGTCAGGGAGGTTGCCGCCAACATGGGCGGCTCGCTGGGCAGCAGCATTAATATCTCCACCAACGCAGGGGCGCAGCTCGCCTCCGACTTGGGCAAGGGGCTGATACAAGGCACGAGCCAGTATATCGCCAAGAAGATGCGTACCGTCAAGGTGCATCTGAAATCCGGATACAAGGTCATGCTATATCAGGACAGAGATTGA
- a CDS encoding DUF3876 domain-containing protein has translation MSISRTKMLQVSKCLIGLAVMVLQSCDITDNRRDLLCGNWESVEGKPDVLIYKEGEAYKVTVFKRSGIRRKLKPETYLLQEENGNLFMNTGFRIDVSYNEATDILTFSPNGDYVRVNPKPDHPIGEQ, from the coding sequence ATGAGTATATCAAGAACGAAAATGCTGCAAGTCAGCAAGTGTTTAATCGGGCTGGCGGTCATGGTGCTGCAATCCTGCGACATAACGGACAACCGACGCGACCTGCTTTGCGGAAACTGGGAGAGTGTGGAGGGCAAGCCCGACGTGCTTATCTACAAGGAGGGCGAAGCCTATAAGGTGACGGTATTCAAGCGGAGCGGCATCCGCCGCAAGCTGAAGCCGGAAACCTATCTCTTGCAGGAGGAGAACGGCAATCTGTTCATGAACACCGGATTCCGCATCGACGTGTCCTACAACGAGGCGACGGACATCCTGACCTTCTCGCCGAACGGGGACTACGTGCGTGTGAACCCGAAACCGGACCATCCGATAGGCGAGCAATAA
- a CDS encoding toprim domain-containing protein: MERTDIENMRQIPIADFLARLGHEPVRRSGNELWYRAPYRSERTPSFRVNVAKQLWYDFGLGKGGDIFTLVGEFTRSGDFMAQARFIAETARMPLAAAEKPLYLPEPSEPAFEGVEAVPLLRSPLTEYLKERGIPYAVASRHCCRLNYGVRGKRYFAVGFPNVSGGYETRSRRFKGCVPPKDVSLVKAGDIPADVCSVFEGFMDFLSAVTLGLATGDCLVLNSVANVEKALKHLDGYERIDCYLDRDEAGRRAMEALRTRYGGKVTDRSGIYQGCKDLNEYLQQVSRKQQKNNNLKIKE; encoded by the coding sequence ATGGAACGGACGGACATTGAGAATATGAGGCAGATACCCATTGCGGACTTTCTCGCACGGCTGGGACATGAGCCTGTCCGAAGGAGCGGAAACGAGCTGTGGTATCGTGCGCCATACCGCAGTGAACGCACGCCCTCCTTCCGTGTGAACGTGGCGAAACAGCTCTGGTACGACTTCGGCTTGGGCAAGGGCGGCGACATCTTCACGCTTGTCGGGGAGTTTACCCGAAGCGGGGATTTCATGGCGCAGGCGAGATTCATAGCGGAAACCGCCCGTATGCCGCTTGCCGCAGCAGAAAAGCCGTTGTACCTGCCGGAACCGTCCGAACCTGCCTTTGAGGGAGTGGAAGCCGTCCCGCTGCTCCGCTCTCCGCTGACGGAGTATTTGAAGGAAAGAGGCATCCCTTATGCCGTTGCATCCCGCCACTGCTGCCGCCTGAACTACGGCGTGCGTGGTAAGCGGTACTTTGCCGTCGGCTTTCCGAACGTGTCGGGCGGCTATGAAACCCGAAGCCGCCGTTTCAAGGGTTGCGTACCACCAAAGGACGTGTCGCTGGTCAAGGCGGGGGACATCCCGGCGGACGTGTGCAGCGTGTTCGAGGGCTTTATGGACTTCCTGTCCGCCGTCACGCTCGGTTTGGCAACGGGTGACTGCCTTGTGCTGAACTCCGTCGCCAACGTGGAAAAGGCTTTGAAACATCTGGACGGGTACGAGCGCATCGACTGTTACCTCGACCGAGACGAAGCCGGACGCAGGGCAATGGAAGCCCTGCGGACACGCTACGGAGGAAAGGTGACAGACCGTTCCGGCATCTATCAAGGCTGCAAGGACTTGAACGAGTACCTGCAACAAGTATCAAGAAAACAACAAAAGAACAACAATCTAAAAATCAAAGAATAA
- a CDS encoding DUF3873 domain-containing protein: MTINGVSTCQSAGTENYEKFQTGIDRRKRTLVQYDYRHTDGELFSCVKPTLDECRAARDKWLTAKERKEEKR, from the coding sequence ATGACAATTAACGGAGTAAGCACCTGCCAATCGGCAGGAACGGAGAACTACGAGAAATTCCAAACGGGTATCGACAGACGCAAACGCACCCTTGTGCAATACGACTACCGCCACACGGACGGGGAACTTTTCTCTTGTGTCAAACCCACATTAGACGAATGTCGAGCCGCACGGGACAAGTGGCTAACGGCAAAGGAAAGGAAGGAGGAGAAGCGATGA
- a CDS encoding conjugal transfer protein TraO: MRKYIAIIIVSLALFTGQAHAQRCLPKMQGIELRANLVDGMRLSGNNGGYSFGAALSTYTKNGNKWVFGGEYLLKNNPYKDTAIPVAQFTAEGGYYFKILSDARKIVFVYAGASALAGYESVNWGEKVLHDGSTLHDRDAFIYGGALTLDVEFYVADRIALLANLRERLLWGGDTRKFHTQFGAGVKIIIN; encoded by the coding sequence ATGAGAAAGTACATCGCAATAATCATCGTGTCGCTTGCCCTGTTCACGGGGCAGGCGCACGCCCAGCGATGCCTGCCGAAGATGCAGGGCATCGAATTGAGAGCTAACCTTGTGGACGGTATGCGTTTAAGTGGCAACAATGGCGGTTACAGTTTCGGGGCGGCTCTCTCCACCTACACGAAGAACGGTAACAAGTGGGTGTTCGGTGGCGAATACCTCTTGAAGAACAACCCGTACAAGGATACCGCCATACCTGTGGCGCAGTTCACGGCGGAGGGCGGTTATTATTTCAAGATACTCTCCGACGCCCGTAAAATAGTGTTCGTCTATGCGGGGGCTTCGGCTCTCGCCGGATATGAGTCGGTGAATTGGGGCGAGAAAGTGCTGCATGACGGCTCCACGCTCCATGACCGGGACGCCTTCATCTACGGCGGTGCGCTGACGCTCGATGTGGAGTTTTACGTGGCTGACCGTATCGCCCTGCTCGCCAACCTCCGGGAGCGCCTGCTGTGGGGTGGCGACACACGGAAGTTCCATACGCAGTTCGGGGCGGGCGTCAAGATAATCATCAACTGA
- a CDS encoding DUF4141 domain-containing protein, translating into MRTRITLIICLCLFAVGRASAQWAVIDPSNIAQSIVNTSKNVVHTSTTAQNMIKNFQETVKIYEQGKKYYDALKSVNNLVKDARKVQQTILMVGDITDTYVTSFQKMMRDDNFTVEELGAIAFGYTKLLEESNDVLTELKNVVNITTLSMTDKERMDVVERCYSKMKRYRNLVSYYTNKNISVSYLRAKKKNDLDRIMGLYGNMNERYW; encoded by the coding sequence ATGAGAACAAGAATAACACTTATTATCTGCCTGTGCCTGTTTGCAGTCGGCAGGGCAAGCGCACAGTGGGCGGTGATAGACCCGTCCAACATCGCGCAGAGCATCGTGAACACCTCGAAGAACGTGGTACACACTTCCACGACCGCCCAGAATATGATAAAAAATTTTCAAGAGACCGTGAAGATTTACGAACAGGGCAAGAAGTATTACGACGCACTCAAATCCGTGAACAATCTGGTAAAGGACGCCCGGAAGGTGCAGCAGACCATTCTGATGGTGGGTGACATCACCGACACCTATGTGACCAGTTTCCAGAAGATGATGCGTGACGACAACTTCACGGTGGAGGAACTGGGAGCCATCGCCTTTGGCTACACCAAGTTATTGGAGGAATCCAACGATGTGCTGACGGAACTGAAGAATGTGGTGAATATCACCACGCTCTCCATGACGGACAAGGAGCGCATGGACGTGGTGGAACGCTGCTACTCCAAAATGAAGCGTTACCGCAACCTCGTGAGCTACTACACCAACAAGAACATTAGCGTGAGTTACCTGCGTGCGAAGAAGAAAAACGACCTTGACCGCATCATGGGGCTGTACGGGAACATGAACGAAAGATATTGGTAG
- a CDS encoding DUF6956 domain-containing protein: MSSRTGQVANGKGKEGGEAMNEAGYQTLIVKFSEPITALDGIFDDAEAWGVDTLKGWIDSYESSRFTAIDSHTAVITSEYSMECLKEWLEKCTPITEKTEF; encoded by the coding sequence ATGTCGAGCCGCACGGGACAAGTGGCTAACGGCAAAGGAAAGGAAGGAGGAGAAGCGATGAACGAAGCAGGCTACCAAACGCTGATAGTCAAATTCAGCGAACCCATTACGGCATTGGACGGCATCTTTGACGATGCCGAAGCGTGGGGAGTTGATACCCTAAAGGGGTGGATAGACAGCTATGAAAGCAGCCGTTTCACTGCCATTGACAGCCATACGGCAGTCATCACGAGCGAGTATAGCATGGAATGTCTGAAAGAGTGGCTGGAAAAATGCACACCCATAACCGAGAAAACAGAATTTTGA